One Ahaetulla prasina isolate Xishuangbanna chromosome 1, ASM2864084v1, whole genome shotgun sequence DNA window includes the following coding sequences:
- the LRRN4 gene encoding leucine-rich repeat neuronal protein 4, with the protein MTSFLACVVLLVRIITARPTEETSPAIPEDAKAPFLLIQQNVWEENINLTSLPCEVLRNQTSITLHVQNQNLTSFPKCLPELLESLDLSVNLLPELKSQDVAYLPKLRILSLRQNQIRKVIWGTGTLSHLQFLDLSFNLLSVVPSCITSSLDNLRWLSLAGNPIREIQPFAFSCYPQLHFLNLSSTWLGKDGEMGISESAFATNLSHHPKSTEEARKSPINVLDLSATFLERIHEDWLKELPQLTSFYLTQMPKLRRLDPVVFRNLPMLRELNCQESRALSLVETKSFHHIPLVASLIFKNCNLSNFSPWNLTSSHNLSINLYGNPLVCHCEISWLLSNPDTVILQRASDTMCYSSPGDKEASSSMLLSKLYDQCQAQTTMHSTLSLVQGKLYHTLNSITTEILADSSTLLQKSLSDSFIPQSTSFISRELTRKDPSKTDILAYKEQAVHRSTEHPLIIAPRITEFSTIPGKLSTEHPEDTTTPYQSTLHSFTTELTGTPYFEVSSDLFIPYSKTDSNENDLTLQDPTKPTSLPNLASTNSLPDYTDDYDYENQQVASVAQAMDLCDYDPCRHLQKPCVDLQKLSSCLCPGMSDEFTVPDPPRFHEVSEMRDTSAQIHWCSPNSAVRFYQLAYRPKGSKKNYTNSGEIYTTARQYTLYNLLPGSTYQVCIIAWNKAGSSRTTGWNEHNPPCSTFVTKSSYTSIFAALCATSGLFLIATILLSVCLCKKYKTPHIEQYNTHLVSYKNPAFDYSIK; encoded by the exons ATGACCAGCTTCCTGGCCTGTGTAGTGTTGCTTGTCAGAATCATCACAGCTAGGCCCACCGAGGAGACAAGTCCTGCCATACCAGAAGATGCCAAGGCCCCGTTCCTGCTGATTCAGCAGAATGTCTGGGAGGAAAACATAAACCTTACTAGCTTGCCTTGTGAGGTGCTGAGGAACCAGACATCAATCACCTTGCACGTCCAGAATCAAAATCTCACTTCCTTCCCTAAATGTCTGCCGGAGCTTCTGGAAAGTCTCGATTTGAGTGTCAATCTTTTGCCAGAATTGAAAAGTCAAGATGTGGCTTATCTGCCCAAACTGCGAATCCTTTCTCTGAGACAGAATCAGATCCGAAAGGTGATATGGGGGACTGGAACTCTCAGCCATCTACAGTTCTTAGATCTGAGCTTCAATTTGCTCTCGGTTGTACCTTCCTGCATTACTTCTTCTTTGGACAATCTGAGGTGGTTGTCTCTAGCGGGAAACCCTATCAGAGAGATCCAGCCTTTCGCCTTCTCCTGCTATCCTCAGCTGCATTTCCTGAACTTGTCATCCACATGGCTGGGAAAAgatggggaaatggggatttcagAATCTGCTTTTGCAACGAACTTGTCCCACCATCCAAAGTCTACTGAAGAAGCCAGAAAATCTCCGATCAACGTCCTTGACCTCAGTGCAACCTTTCTGGAGAGGA ttCACGAGGACTGGCTCAAAGAGCTGCCACAGCTCACCTCCTTCTACCTAACACAAATGCCCAAACTAAGAAGATTGGATCCAGTTGTCTTCCGCAATCTCCCCATGCtaagagaattgaactgccaagaGTCCCGTGCGCTAAGTCTAGTTGAAACCAAGTCATTCCACCACATACCTCTTGTGGCCTCCctaatatttaaaaa CTGTAACTTGAGCAACTTCAGCCCATGGAATCTCACTTCATCGCACAACCTCTCCATCAACCTCTATGGAAATCCTTTGGTTTGTCATTGTGAAATTTCTTGGTTGCTGTCAAACCCTGATACAGTCATTCTACAGAG GGCATCAGACACCATGTGCTATTCTTCTCCAGGAGATAAAGAAGCATCTTCATCTATGTTGTTATCCAAACTCTATGATCAGTGTCAAGCTCAGACAACCATGCATTCGACCTTGTCTTTGGTTCAAGGCAAACTGTACCACACCCTTAACAGCATCACTACAGAAATATTGGCCGACTCTAGTACGTTGCTTCAAAAGTCTCTCAGTGATTCCTTCATCCCTCAAAGCACATCTTTTATCTCAAGAGAATTAACAAGGAAGGATCCAAGTAAGACAGACATTCTTGCTTACAAAGAGCAAGCAGTTCATAGATCTACTGAGCACCCACTGATTATTGCACCTCGTATTACAGAGTTCTCAACAATCCCGGGAAAACTCTCTACGGAGCATCCTGAAGATACCACAACACCGTACCAGTCCACTTTACACAGTTTCACAACTGAATTGACAGGAACACCTTATTTTGAAGTTTCCAGTGATTTGTTCATTCCATACAGTAAAACAGATTCAAACGAGAATGATCTAACCCTTCAGGATCCCACCAAACCTACCTCCCTTCCAAATCTTGCATCTACTAATAGTCTACCGGATTATACAGATGACTATGATTATGAAAACCAGCAAGTGGCATCTGTAGCCCAGGCCATGGATTTGTGTGATTATGATCCATGCAGGCATCTCCAGAAGCCTTGTGTTGATCTCCAAAAGTTGTCTTCCTGCTTGTGCCCAGGCATGTCAGATGAATTCACCGTCCCAGATCCGCCAAGATTTCATGAAGTATCTGAAATGAGGGACACTTCAGCCCAGATCCACTGGTGCTCCCCAAATTCTGCAGTAAGATTCTACCAGCTTGCTTACCGTCCTAAAGGCAGCAAAAAGAATTATACAAATTCTGGAGAGATTTATACTACCGCTAGGCAATACACTCTGTATAACCTTCTTCCTGGTTCTACCTACCAGGTGTGTATAATTGCCTGGAACAAGGCAGGATCAAGCCGAACTACAGGCTGGAATGAGCATAATCCTCCATGCAGCACCTTTGTCACAAAGTCCAGCTACACATCTATCTTTGCGGCTCTGTGCGCAACAAGTGGGCTCTTTCTCATAGCTACCATATTACTGTCAGTATGTCTGTGCAAAAAATACAAGACACCACATATAGAGCAATATAACACACATCTAGTATCTTATAAAAATCCTGCTTTTGAttattccataaaataa